The DNA window CTGACTGCCTCTTCATCTCGTGCTCGGACAGCCGGATGGTGCCCAACCTGCTCGTGACGACGGACCCGGGCGACCTGTTCGTGGTCCGCAACGTGGGCAACCTGGTGCCGCCCTCGGACAGCAAGGGCGTCTCCATGGGCGACCAGTCCGAGGCGGCGGCGCTCGAGTTCTCCTTGAGCAATCTGGAGGTGGAGGACCTGGTCATCTGCGGCCACTCGAGCTGCGGCGCGATGAAGGCGGTGCTCGCTGGCGGTGAGGTGCCTGGGGCGCCCAACCTCCAGTCCTGGCTGAAGCATGGGAAGGAAGCGCTGAACACCCTCAACGCGGGCAGCACGGTGGGCGAGGGCCTGGCCGAGTATGATCGGCTCTCCCAGCTCAACGTGCTCCAGCAGCTCCAGCACGTGTCGTCCTACCCCCTCGTGAAGGAGCGTGTCGCCGCCGGCAAGCTGCGGCTGCACGGCTGGTGGTTCGACATCGCGAGCGCCCAGGTCCATGTCTGGCGCCCCGGGCATGGCCGGTTCGTCCCCATGACGGAGCTGGTGGGGGAGGCGCTGCTGCGCGAGCTGAGCGGCGACATCCTCCACCCGGGTGAGGGCACGGCCGCGAACCAGGAGGGGGGCCCCCGGCTCTCCGTGGCGGGCAGCCACTAGGCCTGGCCTCGCGTCACATGTAGGCCCACGGCCACGGCCCCTCGAGGCCGTGGCTCCGGATTGGAATTGGGACGGCGGAGAGGAAGGATGCGGCCGGCGCCGCATGACTCCCTTCTTCTTCACGTTCGTCGTCCTGTGCTTCTCCGTGGGTGCGGGACTGTTGGGCTCGCTGCTGGGTATCGGCGGCGGGCTCATCCTCATTCCCGTACTCACCCTGCTGCTGAAGGTGGATATCCACTACGCGGTGGGGGCTTCCATCGTCTCCGTCATCGCCACCTCCAGCGGCGCGGCGGCGGCGTACGTGCGTGAGCGCATGGCGAACCTGCGCGTCGCCATGTTCCTGGAGCTGGCCACCACCGCGGGCGCGCTCACCGGGGCCTTTCTCTCCGGCCGGGTGGGCGGGCGCGGGGTGTACCTCGTCTTCGGCGCCGTCATGGCGTACTCGGCGCTGGTGATGCTGCGCCGGATGAACGGCGCCGACGATGCGCCCGTGCCCGAGGATGCGCTGGCGGACCGGCTGGCGCTGCACGGTGGCTACTGGGACGAGTCCACGGGCCGCGAGGTGCGCTACCGCGTCACCCGTCCCCTGGCGGGACTGGGATTGATGTACGTGGCGGGCACGGTGAGCGGCATGTTGGGCATCGGCTCGGGCGCGCTGAAGGTGCCGGCCATGGACCTGACGATGCGGCTGCCGCTGAAGGTGTCCACGGCCACCAGCAACTTCATGATTGGCGTGACGGCGGCGGCGAGCGCGGGCGTGTACTTCGCGCGAGGCCACATCGACCCGTTCATCGCCGGGCCCGTGTGCGTGGGCGTCACGTTGGGCGCGTGGCTGGGCTCGCGCCATCTCATGACGCGGGTGAATGCCCTGTGGCTGCGCGTGCTCTTCGTGGGCGTGTTGTTGTGGGTCGCGTTCGAGATGCTGCACAAGGGGTGGACGTCATGAAGGAGCCGCCCGTGCCCCGCGTGTCGCCACCGCCCGAGCCCGAGGCCGTCCCGCTGGTGCCGGAGCTGCTCATCAGCGACCTCTTGCGCCACGGTGTCGTCGCGAGCCTGTCGCTGGTGACGCTGGGCACGGTGGTGACGTTCTTCCGCCACCCCGACTATCTCGTGTCCTCGGAGGCGCTGGAGCGCCTCACCGCGCCACACCCCGTTCCGCATGGGCTGGCGGAGGTGGTGGCGGGAGCGCTGGCCGCGCGCGGCCAGTCGTTCGTCATGGCGGGGCTCCTGGTGATGATGGCCGTGCCGGTGATGCGCGTGGCGCTGTCGCTGCTCATCTTCCGGCAGCAGAAGGACAAGGTCTTCGTGGCCATCACCACCGCGGTGCTGGTGCTGCTCCTGGTGTCCTTCCTGGTGGGCGCGGCGGAGGGCTGAGGCTCACCGGTCTCCGTCGTAGCGCCTCAACACGCGGCCAGGAGAGGCCCACCAGACGAGCTGGAAGTCTCCGTCATCCCCCGTGTGCCGCAGCGCCACGGCGGTGCCCTTGCGCAGCTTCTCCGGGGCCTGAGTGTCGTCTCCCAGCGCGAGCGCCAGGGCCTGCTCCAGCGAGGGGTTGTGGCCCACCAGCGCGAAGCCCGTGCCCAGCTCCCGCGCCAGCTTCAGGATGCGCCGCGCGCCGCTCCTGCGTGGAATCAGCGCGGGGTGCACCTCCACGCGGGACAGGCCCAGGGCCTCGGCCAGGAGCTCCGCGGTCTGGACGGCGCGCACCAGGGGGCTGGTGATGATGCCCCGCAGGGGTGTGAGCCGGGCCAGCTTGCGCGCGTGCTGGCGGAAGAGGGCGCGGCCTTCGGGCGTCAGCGAGCGGGCCGCATCGCCCAGGACGTGGGTGTCCTCGGCTTCGGCATGTCGGACGAACAACAACGGGAGCTCTCGAGGAGACATGGTGGCCAGCCCTCAACCACTCGGGGCCACGCCTCGCAAGCAACGCCCTGGCGACAAACCCCTAGCCGTCCAGGTCGTTCAACACATCCAGGGGCAGCGGCGCCGCATCTGTCACGGTTCCGTCAAGGTCCGTGGGCAGCGAGGCGGGGTCCACGTCCACCGGAGCACGTCCTTCCAGTGGCACGGCGGCGTTGCGCACGGGCGCGCCCGGAGGCGGCCGCAGCACGGGGCCCGGAGGAGGCAGGCCGGAGTGGCGGCGCGCGGCCTCCATCAGCGCGTGGTGGTGGCGGTAGCGCGCCTCCACCAGCTTGTGGATGAGCAGCGGGCCACCGGGGACGCGGCGCGCGGTGAGCGCCTGGGTGGCCTTGCGCACCGGATAGCGCACGCGGCGAATCTGCACGCGCCAGCCCTTGGGCGTGTACGTGAAGACGCCGTAGGCGGGACGCAAGTCACCATCGCGAGGAATGCCCGCGCTGGCCACGTCCGCGATGAGCATGCGGCCCACGCGGCGGCGGTAGGGGAAGTGCAAGTGGCCGAAGGCGCACGCGGCGGCGTCCAGGTGCGCGAAGTAGCGGCGCACGGCGACGTCATCCAACGTGGGGTCCAGCGACTCCTCGAGGTTGCGCGGGTTGGCGTGGCAGACGAAGAGGTCCTGGCCCTTGCGCGGCGTGTAGCGCACGGAGAAGGGCAGGGCGCCCAGCTTCTGCAGCAGCGACTCACCCAGCTGGTCTCGCGTCCAGCGCAACAGCTCCGTCTTCCAGTGGTCGCGCTCGCGGTAGGCACCTCCCAGGTAGTTCCCGGCGAGGTAGCAGTCCGTGTTCCCCATCAGCACCGAGTCGCAGCGGTCGAAGAGGAGGTCCACCGTCTCGCGAGGGTGCGCACCGCGCAGCGCCAGGTCTCCGGCCGCGACGATGTAGTCCGGCGCCACGGAGCGGGCGATGTCCTCGAGGACGGCCTCGCAGGCGGGGAGATTGCCGTGAATGTCGGCGAGGATTGCGACCCGCATGGTCGCGACATCCTACCCGGTCGCAGTGCCGGCGCGAGCCGCCTGGGGCAGAAAAATCGTGAACGTGCTCCCCTCGTTTGGTTGGCTCTCGACCTTGACCTCGCCGTCCATGGCCTGGAGCAGGTGCTTGACGATGGAGAGGCCCAGCCCCGTGCCGCCCATGTCCCGGCTGCGCCCTTTGTCCACCCGGTAGAAGCGCTCGAAGATGCGGGACAGGTGGCGCGGCTCGATGCCCACCCCGGTGTCCTGGACCCGCACGACGCACCGCCCGTCCTCATACGCTCCGTCCACGTCCACGCGTCCGCCAGCAGGCGTGTACTTCACCGCGTTGTCGAGGAGGTTGAGGAGCACCTGCTCCACCGCCCGGGGGTCTCCCACCGCGATGAGGTCGGGTGGAACCTGGAGTGAAACCACTTGGCCCTTGCCCTCCGCCTTGGGACGCACCGTGTCGGCGGCGCGGGCGGCGGCCTCGGCGAGCGGGACTTCGGTGAGCTTCAGGCTCACTTCCCGCGACTCCAGCCGCGACAGCTCCAGC is part of the Myxococcus landrumus genome and encodes:
- a CDS encoding SixA phosphatase family protein yields the protein MSPRELPLLFVRHAEAEDTHVLGDAARSLTPEGRALFRQHARKLARLTPLRGIITSPLVRAVQTAELLAEALGLSRVEVHPALIPRRSGARRILKLARELGTGFALVGHNPSLEQALALALGDDTQAPEKLRKGTAVALRHTGDDGDFQLVWWASPGRVLRRYDGDR
- a CDS encoding metallophosphoesterase family protein: MRVAILADIHGNLPACEAVLEDIARSVAPDYIVAAGDLALRGAHPRETVDLLFDRCDSVLMGNTDCYLAGNYLGGAYRERDHWKTELLRWTRDQLGESLLQKLGALPFSVRYTPRKGQDLFVCHANPRNLEESLDPTLDDVAVRRYFAHLDAAACAFGHLHFPYRRRVGRMLIADVASAGIPRDGDLRPAYGVFTYTPKGWRVQIRRVRYPVRKATQALTARRVPGGPLLIHKLVEARYRHHHALMEAARRHSGLPPPGPVLRPPPGAPVRNAAVPLEGRAPVDVDPASLPTDLDGTVTDAAPLPLDVLNDLDG
- a CDS encoding sulfite exporter TauE/SafE family protein, which translates into the protein MTPFFFTFVVLCFSVGAGLLGSLLGIGGGLILIPVLTLLLKVDIHYAVGASIVSVIATSSGAAAAYVRERMANLRVAMFLELATTAGALTGAFLSGRVGGRGVYLVFGAVMAYSALVMLRRMNGADDAPVPEDALADRLALHGGYWDESTGREVRYRVTRPLAGLGLMYVAGTVSGMLGIGSGALKVPAMDLTMRLPLKVSTATSNFMIGVTAAASAGVYFARGHIDPFIAGPVCVGVTLGAWLGSRHLMTRVNALWLRVLFVGVLLWVAFEMLHKGWTS
- a CDS encoding carbonic anhydrase is translated as MKKLIRGLLDFQLKGRPAYRETFARLANGQNPDCLFISCSDSRMVPNLLVTTDPGDLFVVRNVGNLVPPSDSKGVSMGDQSEAAALEFSLSNLEVEDLVICGHSSCGAMKAVLAGGEVPGAPNLQSWLKHGKEALNTLNAGSTVGEGLAEYDRLSQLNVLQQLQHVSSYPLVKERVAAGKLRLHGWWFDIASAQVHVWRPGHGRFVPMTELVGEALLRELSGDILHPGEGTAANQEGGPRLSVAGSH
- a CDS encoding DUF1634 domain-containing protein, encoding MKEPPVPRVSPPPEPEAVPLVPELLISDLLRHGVVASLSLVTLGTVVTFFRHPDYLVSSEALERLTAPHPVPHGLAEVVAGALAARGQSFVMAGLLVMMAVPVMRVALSLLIFRQQKDKVFVAITTAVLVLLLVSFLVGAAEG